One Streptomyces sp. NBC_01454 DNA segment encodes these proteins:
- a CDS encoding AlbA family DNA-binding domain-containing protein produces MPFTPLHRILGLAPGPLTGDILDAAVTAGVTEHSDLDWKSELPPAKGLPQTDFPKDVAAMANSGGGVIVYGVQETQKAATSRVDVGEFDEGHERALRSAAITAISPPVFGLGVHRVGEAGNRAVVVEIPASVDGPHLIYRHDYFGAPVRNDADTVWMKERQIEAMYRARFDERRHATEALDSLFTEAAAGRDSRKRAWLIAVAHPRLPLVRERLTRDQAQKVMSKAESLALMYAGRGGVHPLESVDRLNPRPGLRRWVLVNTAAAAYSLWKEAWAAIHHDGSVTLAAAVGGHRRAASGAEGGEFFEGRHVESSAIECSIADMMALVRATADLTGAGEYDVRVGVEWAGEGPLTILTRDTMGFVYDEVSTPLHRYTPVETTVNAVASDPDFFWQVHDLAQDCVNQGGVSNVLMIRPPERDGSA; encoded by the coding sequence ATGCCTTTCACGCCACTTCACCGCATACTCGGGCTCGCGCCTGGGCCACTGACCGGTGACATCCTGGACGCCGCCGTAACAGCTGGCGTGACGGAACACAGCGACTTGGACTGGAAGTCCGAGCTGCCGCCCGCCAAAGGTCTGCCGCAGACAGACTTCCCGAAGGATGTCGCGGCCATGGCGAACAGCGGCGGCGGTGTGATCGTTTACGGCGTACAAGAGACGCAGAAGGCGGCGACTAGCCGCGTCGATGTCGGCGAGTTCGATGAGGGCCACGAGCGGGCACTGCGAAGCGCCGCGATCACTGCGATCTCTCCGCCAGTGTTCGGGCTGGGTGTGCACCGGGTGGGCGAGGCAGGGAACAGGGCCGTGGTGGTGGAGATCCCGGCTAGCGTCGACGGTCCACACCTGATCTATCGGCACGACTATTTTGGCGCTCCCGTCCGCAACGACGCCGACACGGTATGGATGAAGGAACGCCAGATCGAGGCCATGTACCGCGCTCGCTTCGACGAGCGCCGCCACGCGACCGAGGCCCTGGACTCGCTGTTCACCGAAGCCGCCGCCGGGCGCGACAGCCGCAAGCGGGCGTGGCTGATCGCGGTTGCCCACCCGCGGCTCCCTCTCGTTCGCGAGAGGCTGACGCGCGACCAGGCGCAGAAGGTGATGTCCAAGGCAGAGAGCCTTGCCTTGATGTACGCGGGGCGGGGTGGTGTTCACCCCCTGGAGAGCGTGGACCGGCTCAACCCTCGCCCTGGCCTGCGCCGGTGGGTCCTGGTGAACACGGCAGCGGCCGCCTACTCCTTGTGGAAGGAGGCGTGGGCCGCCATCCACCACGACGGATCGGTCACCCTGGCGGCCGCTGTGGGCGGACACCGGCGTGCTGCTTCGGGCGCTGAGGGCGGGGAGTTCTTCGAGGGCCGCCACGTCGAGTCCTCTGCCATCGAGTGCTCGATCGCGGACATGATGGCGTTGGTCCGAGCGACTGCGGACCTGACCGGTGCCGGCGAGTACGACGTGCGTGTCGGAGTCGAGTGGGCTGGCGAAGGGCCGCTGACAATTCTGACCCGGGACACCATGGGCTTCGTTTACGACGAGGTGTCGACCCCTCTGCATCGGTATACGCCTGTCGAGACGACTGTGAATGCAGTTGCTTCTGACCCGGACTTTTTCTGGCAGGTGCACGACCTGGCGCAGGACTGCGTGAACCAGGGCGGTGTGTCGAACGTTCTGATGATCCGCCCTCCAGAGCGTGACGGGTCGGCGTAG
- a CDS encoding helix-turn-helix domain-containing protein has protein sequence MKWNLRMVAAQRDLWRPTEVLAAFRQVGFNPSLSKVAALWGGTPVTVRLEDLDLMCAALGCTVADLLQAEPLAGTQALPEEGERTADGAELPSGPVRPVPGSRRGSGPRPLPPS, from the coding sequence GTGAAGTGGAATCTGCGGATGGTGGCCGCGCAGCGCGATCTGTGGCGGCCGACCGAGGTACTAGCTGCGTTCCGGCAGGTCGGGTTCAACCCGTCGCTGAGCAAGGTCGCCGCGCTGTGGGGCGGCACTCCGGTCACGGTGCGGCTGGAGGACCTGGACCTGATGTGCGCCGCGCTGGGCTGCACCGTCGCGGATCTGCTGCAGGCCGAGCCCCTCGCCGGAACCCAGGCGCTGCCGGAGGAAGGGGAACGGACGGCCGACGGCGCGGAATTGCCGTCGGGGCCGGTGCGGCCGGTGCCGGGAAGCCGCCGGGGGAGTGGGCCGCGCCCGCTCCCGCCGAGCTGA
- a CDS encoding site-specific integrase, which produces MDPASVSVEAGLADVVTLQRRRQARISAHDEESFFLDTLSEYQWARDAAGLAQETLDGLIKPVIEVCEFYGTVPWQLSSREVDRYFAGPGKRAQSTMRYKIGKIDRYFAFLEQRYAGEIMSRFGAVVESPIDPFNRPRHRGDFGLRIPPSQAAMKMFFGRWREDLPRARKYLVACRDYVMTKIAYLSGVRAAELCGVCMGDVHWEHGQWGRFVVLGKGASGSGPRPREAYLFQEGRALLWWYIEQIRGEFGDDAEHPRAPLWPSERKPTAIAALNLPIAPAIVPSTFRRALHSAAASYLSGPVTDLFPHLLRHACATHNYERGMTLWEVQKVLGHAWATTTLRYMATAQADPEHANVEASSRAARRLVMDKGNLR; this is translated from the coding sequence GTGGACCCGGCCTCGGTGTCGGTCGAGGCCGGGCTCGCTGACGTCGTGACGCTTCAGCGGCGCCGGCAGGCAAGGATCTCGGCGCACGACGAGGAGAGCTTCTTCCTGGACACGCTGTCGGAGTATCAGTGGGCCCGGGACGCGGCGGGGCTGGCGCAGGAGACGCTGGATGGGCTGATCAAGCCGGTGATTGAGGTCTGTGAGTTCTACGGCACGGTGCCGTGGCAACTCTCTTCCCGTGAGGTCGACCGGTACTTTGCCGGGCCGGGGAAGCGGGCCCAGTCGACGATGCGGTACAAGATCGGCAAGATCGACCGGTACTTCGCGTTCCTGGAGCAGCGGTACGCGGGCGAGATTATGAGCCGCTTCGGGGCTGTGGTCGAGTCGCCGATCGATCCGTTCAACAGGCCCCGGCACCGAGGCGACTTCGGGCTGAGAATCCCGCCGTCGCAGGCAGCGATGAAGATGTTCTTCGGCCGCTGGCGCGAGGACCTGCCCCGGGCGCGGAAGTACCTGGTCGCCTGCCGCGACTACGTGATGACGAAGATCGCCTACTTGTCGGGCGTCCGTGCGGCGGAGTTGTGCGGCGTCTGCATGGGGGACGTGCACTGGGAGCACGGTCAGTGGGGCCGGTTCGTCGTCCTGGGCAAGGGCGCGAGCGGTTCGGGACCGCGGCCGCGCGAGGCGTACCTGTTCCAGGAGGGCCGGGCTCTGCTGTGGTGGTACATCGAGCAGATCCGGGGCGAGTTCGGTGATGATGCCGAGCACCCGCGGGCGCCGCTGTGGCCGTCGGAGCGCAAGCCGACGGCGATCGCGGCGCTGAACCTTCCGATCGCGCCGGCGATCGTGCCCTCGACGTTCCGTCGCGCCCTGCACAGCGCGGCGGCGAGCTACCTGAGCGGGCCGGTCACCGACCTTTTCCCGCACCTTCTCCGGCACGCGTGCGCGACCCACAACTACGAGCGCGGGATGACGTTGTGGGAGGTACAGAAGGTCCTCGGACACGCCTGGGCAACCACGACTCTTCGGTACATGGCGACCGCGCAGGCCGATCCTGAGCACGCGAACGTGGAGGCCAGCTCCCGGGCGGCCCGACGACTGGTGATGGACAAGGGGAACCTGAGGTGA
- a CDS encoding plasmid partition protein codes for MFFIANVSPRSTGKTTNSAWLSHALHERGRKVIGFDADDSRQFSRWQAAGPYPFVVQQAATPAFHMNVPQMIPAGFEEGVGVVDVGHLEDHKAVGTSVLRLADLAIINLPPSMNDVERMEELPTKEFIDDVAPLRMDSKPPATWVLLCKAPTGVNELKQVREYLEADGYNVFTTVVPSVVKYMRTHEGSDILAKGSVFDELVTEMEERGLLP; via the coding sequence ATGTTCTTCATCGCCAATGTCAGCCCTCGCAGTACGGGCAAGACCACGAACTCCGCGTGGCTGAGCCACGCCCTGCACGAGCGCGGACGCAAGGTGATCGGCTTCGACGCGGACGACTCGCGGCAGTTCAGCCGCTGGCAGGCAGCGGGCCCCTACCCGTTCGTCGTCCAGCAGGCCGCCACCCCCGCCTTCCACATGAACGTGCCGCAGATGATCCCGGCTGGGTTCGAGGAAGGCGTCGGCGTCGTAGACGTAGGACACCTCGAAGACCACAAGGCAGTGGGCACCTCCGTGCTGCGCCTCGCTGACCTCGCCATCATCAACCTGCCGCCGTCCATGAACGACGTCGAACGTATGGAGGAGCTCCCGACCAAGGAGTTCATCGACGACGTCGCGCCGCTTCGGATGGACAGCAAGCCGCCGGCCACCTGGGTCCTGCTGTGCAAGGCACCGACCGGCGTGAACGAGCTCAAGCAGGTGCGCGAGTACCTGGAGGCTGACGGCTACAACGTGTTCACCACGGTGGTGCCTTCCGTGGTGAAGTACATGCGCACCCACGAGGGCAGCGACATCCTGGCCAAGGGGTCAGTGTTCGACGAGCTGGTCACCGAGATGGAAGAGCGGGGCCTGCTGCCGTGA
- a CDS encoding ParB N-terminal domain-containing protein → MTARAVDGKPWTGRMRTAALRQRLVRPAEFSTWAGARRYHERHGRDRRVLEKLRASIGTDGIREPLLLGVRAADRLVFVFEGHHRAVIALELGVRSFPFRWFWDPDVQDVEHEPFPHHALGHDGQAWLCHQETRS, encoded by the coding sequence GTGACGGCCCGCGCCGTCGACGGCAAGCCCTGGACCGGGCGCATGCGCACCGCCGCGCTCCGGCAGAGGCTGGTCCGGCCTGCCGAGTTCTCCACGTGGGCCGGTGCCCGCCGCTACCACGAGCGTCACGGCCGCGACCGCCGGGTGCTGGAGAAGCTCCGGGCCTCGATCGGCACGGACGGGATCCGGGAACCGCTCCTGCTGGGCGTCCGCGCAGCCGACCGGCTCGTGTTCGTCTTCGAGGGCCACCACCGGGCCGTCATCGCCCTCGAACTCGGGGTGCGCTCCTTCCCCTTCCGGTGGTTCTGGGACCCCGACGTCCAGGACGTGGAGCACGAACCGTTCCCCCACCACGCCCTGGGCCATGACGGGCAGGCGTGGCTATGCCACCAGGAGACGCGCTCATGA
- a CDS encoding Lsr2 family DNA-binding protein — protein MFTDWTEALEAESLPLEPSPAQQLAAAARVTARASRDKDDLGLLLDVLGLPTDPDTLTALLPLLPESGDAPTMTNTTPAAPALSAHEAMAISMHNNGDSQQAIREATGLSESELSDLIADQILGLPRTAADSPAIDVPVIPLAVAVSTEVQELLAWAAAHPAASVRSRATRITADLCELSERRDSEAAQREAEEKVAQAKAELEKAQEQLRTVKAGTRTTAAATAPTPIRTGLGSGRTREELAAIRTWARANGHQVADAGMMRKTVLEAYDAAHQAPVRKAG, from the coding sequence ATGTTCACCGACTGGACCGAAGCGCTCGAAGCCGAGTCGCTGCCCCTGGAACCGTCCCCGGCGCAGCAGCTCGCCGCCGCGGCCCGGGTCACCGCCCGCGCCTCCCGCGACAAGGACGACCTCGGGTTGCTCCTGGACGTCCTCGGGCTGCCCACCGACCCCGACACCCTCACCGCCCTGCTCCCCCTCCTCCCGGAATCCGGAGACGCACCCACCATGACGAACACCACCCCCGCCGCCCCGGCCCTGTCCGCGCACGAGGCCATGGCGATCTCCATGCACAACAACGGCGACAGCCAGCAGGCCATCCGCGAGGCCACCGGCCTGAGCGAGAGCGAGCTCAGCGACCTCATCGCCGACCAGATCCTCGGACTGCCCCGCACGGCCGCCGACTCCCCGGCCATCGACGTCCCCGTCATCCCCCTGGCCGTCGCCGTCTCCACCGAGGTGCAGGAGCTGCTCGCCTGGGCGGCCGCGCACCCGGCCGCCTCGGTCCGCAGCCGCGCCACCCGCATCACCGCCGACCTCTGCGAGCTGTCCGAGCGCCGCGACAGCGAGGCCGCGCAGCGCGAAGCCGAAGAGAAGGTCGCCCAGGCCAAGGCCGAACTGGAGAAGGCGCAGGAGCAGCTGCGCACCGTGAAGGCCGGCACCCGCACCACGGCGGCCGCGACCGCGCCCACCCCGATCCGTACGGGCCTGGGCAGCGGTCGCACCCGCGAGGAGCTCGCCGCCATCAGGACGTGGGCGCGCGCCAATGGCCACCAGGTCGCCGACGCGGGCATGATGCGCAAGACGGTCCTGGAGGCGTACGACGCCGCCCACCAGGCGCCGGTCCGCAAGGCCGGCTGA
- a CDS encoding WhiB family transcriptional regulator translates to MNGNRTGVANQPAIVLADDRIPFPETDQVLRCRTSPALFQLEDIRNTDKEPRAREKALAQAKHACSGCPIVKDCLKWALANPGLTKTGVWAATTKRDRTQLRKDLVARLGEDWVGVVAEQDRLRRQRQRAARVVPPTVRELALARLALEDIPTRPAPYNRWKEPITPRQAASNRHVLELVASGKAA, encoded by the coding sequence ATGAACGGCAACCGCACCGGCGTCGCCAACCAGCCGGCCATCGTCCTCGCCGACGACCGCATCCCTTTCCCCGAGACCGACCAGGTCCTGCGCTGCCGTACGAGCCCGGCCCTGTTCCAGCTCGAGGACATCCGCAACACCGACAAGGAACCCCGCGCCCGCGAGAAGGCACTCGCCCAGGCCAAGCACGCCTGCTCCGGCTGCCCGATCGTCAAGGACTGCCTGAAGTGGGCGCTGGCCAACCCCGGCCTGACCAAGACGGGGGTGTGGGCGGCGACCACCAAGCGCGACCGCACGCAGCTGCGCAAGGACCTCGTGGCGCGGCTCGGTGAGGACTGGGTCGGCGTGGTGGCCGAACAGGACCGGCTCCGCAGGCAGCGGCAGCGCGCGGCGCGCGTCGTGCCGCCTACCGTCCGCGAACTGGCCCTCGCCCGCCTGGCACTGGAGGACATCCCCACCCGGCCCGCGCCGTACAACCGCTGGAAGGAACCCATCACCCCCCGGCAGGCGGCGTCCAACCGGCACGTGCTGGAACTGGTCGCCAGCGGCAAGGCCGCGTGA
- a CDS encoding GGDEF domain-containing protein translates to MTSIARVQARPGQRALLITTLAVPLTGWTVHAVTLHRQLAHAQRDKLTGALRRESFEPRVQRFINRHRDQAMVLVCDVDHFKRFNDQFGHAVGDRVLAETASRISQWAGSRGIVGRLGGDGGDEFIVAAQVPADRRALLLQQLMQALSAPITVDDGRLVDVAVSIGAATPDAIGTRDRSTLMRAADVAMFQGKHGGVAVQAGSEHANAGSSNGRRIGRIGTHAVVTAA, encoded by the coding sequence ATGACCTCCATCGCCCGCGTACAGGCCCGTCCCGGGCAACGCGCGCTCCTCATCACCACCCTCGCGGTCCCGCTCACCGGCTGGACCGTCCACGCGGTGACCCTGCACCGCCAGCTCGCCCACGCTCAGCGCGACAAGCTCACCGGCGCCCTGCGCCGCGAGTCCTTCGAGCCCCGGGTGCAGCGGTTCATCAACCGCCACCGCGACCAGGCCATGGTCCTGGTCTGCGACGTCGACCACTTCAAGCGGTTCAACGACCAGTTCGGCCACGCGGTGGGCGATCGGGTCCTGGCGGAAACGGCCTCCCGGATCAGCCAGTGGGCGGGCAGCCGCGGCATCGTGGGACGGCTCGGAGGAGACGGCGGTGACGAGTTCATCGTCGCCGCCCAGGTCCCCGCCGACCGGCGCGCGCTCCTGCTCCAGCAGCTCATGCAGGCGCTGAGCGCGCCCATCACCGTCGACGACGGCCGCCTGGTCGACGTCGCGGTGTCCATCGGCGCCGCAACGCCCGACGCGATCGGCACCCGCGACCGGTCGACGCTGATGCGGGCCGCGGACGTCGCGATGTTCCAGGGCAAGCACGGCGGCGTCGCCGTCCAGGCCGGGTCCGAGCACGCCAACGCCGGAAGCAGCAACGGCCGCCGCATCGGACGCATCGGCACCCACGCGGTGGTGACGGCGGCATGA
- a CDS encoding NUDIX hydrolase, which produces MSTDTTDETIRYTADVVLLAAGHVLLIERGWEPFKNRWALPGGHVDKGETSLAASVRELEEETGITVPAADLRQVGAYDAPARDPRGRYVSVAYTATLPAPVEPTAGDDATAARWWPLDALPDLAFDHAEIVTAAAHR; this is translated from the coding sequence TTGAGTACCGACACCACCGACGAGACGATCCGCTACACCGCCGACGTCGTCCTGCTCGCCGCCGGCCACGTCCTGCTGATCGAGCGGGGCTGGGAGCCGTTCAAGAACCGGTGGGCTTTGCCGGGTGGCCATGTAGACAAGGGAGAGACCAGCCTGGCCGCCTCCGTGCGCGAGTTGGAGGAGGAGACCGGCATCACCGTCCCGGCCGCCGACCTCCGGCAGGTGGGCGCGTACGACGCCCCCGCCCGTGACCCGCGCGGCCGGTACGTCAGCGTCGCCTACACGGCCACCCTGCCCGCGCCGGTCGAACCGACGGCCGGGGACGACGCCACCGCCGCCCGCTGGTGGCCCCTGGACGCACTCCCCGACCTCGCGTTCGACCACGCCGAGATCGTGACGGCGGCCGCGCACCGCTGA
- a CDS encoding Pycsar system effector family protein, producing the protein MTTAPLTIVGDRNRDAACAAVTGEIARTDSKASLLLAFDGAVLAGLASVADKDLPGFTKVVGGVAVLALAAAAVLLLLVVRPCLTVGAAAPGTFPQWARLEENEIEVAMEQDHRLARIKALSTLAARKFQRLALAVDVILAALALLTVAAIGVLV; encoded by the coding sequence GTGACCACCGCACCCCTCACCATCGTCGGCGACCGGAACCGGGACGCGGCCTGCGCCGCCGTCACCGGTGAGATCGCCCGCACCGACAGCAAGGCCAGCCTGCTGCTCGCCTTCGACGGAGCGGTCCTCGCCGGTCTGGCCAGCGTCGCCGACAAGGACCTGCCGGGGTTCACGAAGGTCGTCGGCGGCGTGGCCGTCCTCGCCCTCGCCGCCGCGGCCGTCTTACTCCTCCTGGTCGTCCGGCCCTGCCTCACCGTCGGCGCCGCCGCGCCGGGCACCTTCCCGCAGTGGGCGCGCCTGGAGGAAAACGAGATCGAGGTGGCGATGGAGCAGGATCACCGCCTTGCCCGCATCAAGGCGCTGTCGACTCTCGCGGCCCGCAAGTTCCAGCGCCTGGCCCTGGCGGTCGACGTCATCCTTGCCGCGCTCGCCCTGCTGACCGTCGCCGCGATCGGGGTGCTGGTGTGA
- a CDS encoding RRQRL motif-containing zinc-binding protein, producing MAAAEPASPPAVRDVDMYADPTGALPVHRWRQAPKGLATRRQLRERRLRPGGQDPVAVIECRGGKRMAWLYEIKKAKPIRPMTFAMEVALDKAMAARQTCPKCARRYYHCLPLRTLGSCLECYDGTPAAPDSYMRHSVGQLAAAA from the coding sequence GTGGCCGCCGCTGAACCGGCGTCCCCGCCGGCCGTCCGGGACGTCGACATGTACGCCGACCCCACCGGGGCCCTGCCCGTGCACCGCTGGAGGCAGGCCCCGAAAGGGCTCGCGACCAGGCGGCAACTGCGGGAGCGGCGGTTACGGCCCGGCGGCCAGGACCCGGTCGCGGTCATCGAGTGCCGGGGCGGCAAGCGCATGGCGTGGTTGTACGAGATCAAGAAGGCCAAGCCGATACGGCCGATGACCTTCGCCATGGAAGTCGCCCTCGACAAGGCGATGGCCGCCCGGCAGACCTGCCCGAAGTGCGCGCGCCGGTACTACCACTGCCTCCCTTTACGCACCCTCGGATCGTGCCTGGAGTGCTACGACGGCACCCCGGCCGCACCCGACAGCTACATGCGACACAGCGTCGGTCAACTGGCCGCCGCAGCCTGA